Proteins encoded in a region of the Mucispirillum schaedleri ASF457 genome:
- a CDS encoding formylglycine-generating enzyme family protein, whose translation MIKKLLILLCFIVMPLYAAAFDKPSFIDSYSGIEFKKLNNKTYLAVYEVTQEQWYKVMNTAPFYFNKGGSYPVESVSIGDIQKFLNTLNSATQSNYRLPTVAEWKEAVGEIKINRDDVCSYANFYDISSNTVNRFGNAYFECDDRFPNTAPVGSFAANSKGYYDLFGNVKEWLCNSENDRTNTCANLLGAANLAVAGGGFSDGPKEMRKVIKDERTSLRYAGLGFRLAVDTASINPNAVSDNINRPNVLAPVTTVPVVPGEENTQNTPPASALDNQRNDVTNNPSQNNQDEPLPERKFKFLPFLRD comes from the coding sequence TTGATTAAAAAATTACTAATATTACTTTGTTTTATTGTTATGCCGTTATATGCTGCTGCTTTTGACAAGCCATCCTTTATAGACAGCTACTCTGGTATTGAGTTTAAAAAACTTAATAACAAAACCTATTTAGCTGTTTATGAAGTAACTCAAGAGCAGTGGTATAAAGTGATGAATACAGCTCCATTTTATTTTAATAAAGGCGGTTCTTATCCTGTGGAATCTGTTTCTATTGGTGATATTCAGAAATTTTTAAATACATTAAATTCTGCTACTCAGTCTAATTACAGGCTTCCAACAGTTGCTGAATGGAAAGAAGCAGTTGGAGAAATAAAAATTAATAGAGATGATGTATGCTCTTATGCAAATTTTTATGATATTTCATCTAATACAGTAAACCGATTTGGCAATGCTTATTTTGAATGTGATGATAGATTTCCTAACACTGCACCTGTCGGCTCATTTGCAGCAAACAGCAAAGGCTACTATGATTTATTTGGCAATGTAAAAGAATGGCTTTGCAATTCAGAAAATGATAGAACTAATACATGTGCTAATCTGCTTGGTGCTGCAAACCTTGCTGTTGCTGGCGGCGGATTTAGCGACGGTCCTAAAGAAATGAGAAAAGTTATAAAAGATGAAAGAACTTCTTTAAGATATGCAGGGCTTGGTTTCAGACTTGCTGTTGATACCGCATCTATAAACCCTAATGCCGTTAGTGATAATATTAATAGACCAAATGTATTAGCACCAGTTACAACAGTGCCTGTTGTGCCTGGTGAAGAAAACACTCAAAACACTCCACCAGCTTCTGCATTAGATAACCAAAGAAATGATGTTACAAATAACCCATCACAAAATAATCAGGATGAGCCGCTGCCTGAAAGAAAGTTTAAGTTTCTTCCATTTTTAAGAGATTAA
- a CDS encoding terminase small subunit, whose translation MKKKYRTHKDLEKMAENYFAEQEELNKPCSIAGISYFMGFADKSEFLELEKDEEFAPVINRIKLKIESQAIEMLTDKSYATTGVIFNLKCSFGYSDKITAGKDDMAELMQNAKKLIDEAETNE comes from the coding sequence ATGAAGAAAAAATATAGAACACATAAAGATTTAGAAAAAATGGCAGAAAATTATTTTGCAGAGCAGGAAGAGCTTAATAAGCCATGCTCTATAGCAGGTATATCATACTTTATGGGCTTTGCAGATAAAAGCGAGTTTTTAGAGCTTGAAAAAGATGAAGAGTTTGCACCAGTTATTAACCGCATAAAGCTGAAAATTGAAAGTCAGGCTATTGAAATGCTTACAGATAAAAGTTATGCAACAACTGGTGTAATTTTTAACTTAAAATGCAGCTTTGGTTACAGTGACAAAATAACTGCTGGCAAAGATGATATGGCAGAGCTTATGCAGAATGCAAAAAAACTTATAGATGAGGCAGAGACTAATGAGTAA
- a CDS encoding portal protein: MKVKLEDKDILEIIKKDKEQALSYYNQHLKPRFKKYYELYNGEKIDTKKYRMPESSFISRDVLVTIRALMPDINKLLFSSNPVEVTARSGEDEEKAAKMQALLNYQITAQNPYHTIFTRLITNALITGCAALKILWIKEYSEKEIDEIVPKEKMQSLINAGFQVKSSPVYINGIEKYRVQYKASYVSKNQPVFEVLPYNEFLFDASALSLQEADYVIHRKLVNYDYLIRRQKDGVYKNISKIKDNVFTYEDDDVLNKPHYISSSDKNKARKLYMLNEYWGRIDIDNDGLLENVVITYCGSQILSIEENTYSMYPFFVFAPFLSMDSIAGRGLAELAENTQIIKTALIREILENTRRNNNRKIFYKVDDLLNPSQMVTSEQYVAVRDSADINNIFAPEPFEVISANTFSLVEYFDKENQKITGVSEMKHGLKQSVETQTATEAVIKYESAASQVQTVVLNFAESLKEAYRFLVYQNQRFIDNVQVVRLLNDVIEINPQDIKDIDFDLNISQSLSSGWEDTRRRALNNALAMMIEIGEPRNLTDNMRIRNLMAKILEESGLKDTENYLIGLEKLREQAENG, translated from the coding sequence ATGAAAGTAAAGTTAGAAGATAAAGATATTTTAGAGATTATAAAAAAGGATAAAGAGCAGGCTTTAAGTTACTATAACCAGCATTTAAAGCCAAGATTTAAAAAATATTATGAGCTTTATAATGGCGAAAAGATAGATACAAAAAAATACAGAATGCCTGAAAGCTCATTTATAAGCCGTGATGTGTTAGTAACAATAAGAGCATTAATGCCTGATATAAACAAGCTGCTTTTTTCTTCAAACCCTGTGGAAGTAACGGCAAGAAGTGGAGAAGATGAAGAAAAGGCAGCAAAAATGCAGGCTTTATTAAACTATCAGATAACAGCACAAAATCCATATCATACTATATTTACAAGGCTTATAACAAATGCACTTATAACAGGCTGTGCAGCTTTAAAAATCTTATGGATAAAAGAGTATAGTGAAAAAGAAATTGATGAAATAGTGCCAAAAGAAAAAATGCAGTCATTAATTAATGCAGGTTTTCAGGTAAAATCAAGCCCTGTGTATATAAATGGCATAGAAAAATACAGGGTCCAGTATAAAGCATCATATGTCAGTAAAAATCAGCCAGTTTTTGAAGTGCTGCCTTATAATGAATTTTTATTTGATGCAAGTGCCTTATCTTTACAGGAGGCAGATTATGTAATACACAGGAAACTTGTAAATTATGATTATTTAATCCGCAGGCAGAAAGATGGGGTGTATAAAAATATATCAAAGATAAAAGATAATGTTTTTACTTATGAAGATGATGATGTTCTAAATAAACCACACTATATTTCTTCCAGTGATAAAAATAAGGCAAGAAAGCTGTATATGCTTAATGAATACTGGGGCAGGATAGATATTGATAATGATGGTTTACTAGAAAATGTAGTTATAACTTACTGCGGCAGTCAGATATTATCTATAGAAGAAAACACTTATTCAATGTATCCGTTTTTTGTGTTTGCACCTTTTTTATCAATGGACAGCATTGCAGGCAGGGGGCTTGCAGAGCTGGCAGAAAATACTCAGATAATTAAAACTGCACTAATAAGGGAAATATTAGAAAATACAAGGCGGAATAATAACAGGAAGATTTTTTATAAAGTAGATGATTTGCTAAATCCATCGCAGATGGTAACAAGCGAGCAGTATGTTGCAGTGCGGGACAGTGCAGATATTAATAATATATTTGCTCCAGAGCCTTTTGAAGTAATAAGTGCAAATACATTTTCCTTAGTGGAATATTTTGATAAGGAAAACCAAAAGATAACAGGGGTCAGCGAAATGAAACATGGCTTGAAACAGTCAGTTGAAACTCAGACAGCAACAGAAGCAGTTATAAAATATGAATCAGCTGCTTCACAGGTGCAGACTGTTGTTTTAAATTTTGCTGAAAGTTTAAAGGAAGCATACAGATTTTTAGTATATCAAAACCAAAGGTTTATAGATAATGTGCAGGTTGTCCGCCTTTTAAATGATGTAATAGAAATAAATCCGCAGGATATAAAAGATATAGATTTTGATTTAAATATATCACAGTCCTTATCAAGCGGATGGGAAGATACAAGACGCAGAGCATTAAATAATGCACTTGCTATGATGATAGAAATAGGAGAGCCTAGGAATTTAACAGATAATATGCGTATAAGAAACCTAATGGCAAAAATATTAGAAGAAAGCGGGTTAAAGGATACAGAAAATTATCTTATAGGTTTAGAAAAACTTAGAGAGCAGGCAGAAAATGGATAA
- a CDS encoding SU10 major capsid protein, whose amino-acid sequence MSVIYDTYTTNTQAELVKRSVGLRDKIFQNAKLSPLFMMLQARGRVISETNQKFEWLETRLNKPTFKVNPAGSSETNLTVVTDEDTVTFLTEGSIIKDIKTHEQMRVTAVNGKSLTVIRGYGVTNAKEILSDADNNNATLVNISVAYPEGSTAPKGTVLLKKDNFNYCQTFRRTLKITRNKLRQGEYGDDGTTAESRRKAERNKILRLHQNDIEQSLMFGEPKRDLSGSEPLYVTGGLFHYIKTNVMSITNSDKFKIGTINEILGAMADKGSAGDKVMLTGSGFNAKLNDNAIKTFAGGSGSLLKEFGISLDKIDTEYGELNIMYDPVLSSVYPNTAVIIDLDELLLHFIEETKMDTNIQSDGYDGVADTFLTDCGLEVSNEECHGILTLNF is encoded by the coding sequence ATGAGTGTAATTTATGATACATATACAACAAACACACAAGCAGAATTAGTTAAAAGAAGTGTGGGATTAAGGGATAAAATATTTCAAAATGCAAAATTATCCCCATTATTTATGATGCTGCAGGCTCGCGGCAGAGTAATAAGCGAAACAAACCAAAAGTTTGAATGGCTTGAAACAAGGCTTAATAAGCCGACATTTAAAGTAAACCCAGCTGGCTCGTCAGAAACAAATTTAACTGTTGTAACAGATGAAGATACTGTTACATTTTTAACAGAGGGCTCTATCATTAAAGACATTAAAACCCATGAACAGATGAGAGTAACTGCTGTAAATGGTAAATCGTTAACAGTTATAAGGGGTTATGGTGTAACAAATGCAAAAGAAATCTTATCAGATGCAGATAATAATAATGCGACTCTTGTAAATATATCTGTTGCATATCCAGAGGGCAGCACAGCACCAAAAGGCACAGTTCTGCTTAAAAAAGATAACTTTAATTACTGCCAGACTTTTAGAAGAACTCTAAAAATCACCCGTAACAAACTCCGTCAGGGAGAATATGGAGATGACGGCACAACAGCAGAAAGCAGAAGAAAGGCAGAACGAAATAAAATATTAAGGCTTCATCAAAACGATATAGAGCAGTCATTAATGTTTGGAGAGCCAAAGAGAGATTTATCAGGCAGCGAGCCTTTATATGTTACTGGAGGACTTTTCCATTATATTAAAACTAATGTTATGAGTATTACAAACTCTGATAAATTTAAAATAGGCACTATTAATGAAATATTAGGTGCTATGGCAGATAAAGGTTCAGCAGGAGATAAAGTAATGCTTACAGGCTCAGGCTTTAATGCAAAGCTTAATGATAATGCAATTAAAACCTTTGCAGGCGGCTCAGGCTCTTTATTAAAAGAGTTTGGCATATCATTAGATAAAATAGATACTGAATATGGTGAGCTGAATATAATGTATGACCCAGTATTATCATCAGTTTATCCAAATACTGCTGTTATTATTGATTTAGATGAGCTGCTTTTACACTTTATAGAAGAAACAAAAATGGATACTAATATCCAAAGTGACGGCTATGACGGTGTGGCAGATACATTTTTAACAGACTGTGGTTTAGAAGTATCAAATGAAGAATGTCATGGCATACTAACGCTAAACTTTTAA
- a CDS encoding Ig-like domain-containing protein, producing the protein MKSELRVGLNLNKAAGGMEAPEVLMSLDFEGTQILFDKYVIDLSGLESAGGDLNKFIADTFDNLGAELIEGSEYGLYFTLDPAKNPQYKPILDNSIVQDGQYLKLELRKTNDIEVDGGLDVEPAGPDAPVTIPVENIVIDTASHSYFRGSNITIDFSITPSNTSDTEVDWATNSNGSGTITCVNGEGELVLSKVMVDDTVTLTIKNGKTAQFQITLTDSIENISFIKSSYQLTQNETQTIAIDNYDTIKNQISSLQYTSSDANIASVDNNGSVKALKNGVVTITATATSNGKNLSASYELDVLGLVDFSSNDSFIASAQGTYNITFFGTNPGKAGSFMGEQTEVPVTTDCELYKELFNSTKCEGGGFVKNIIVNKDKFVGKATITIQDDGSAVIHTKILMTAESMAKNSPDDQYQYSVYRTTNRGDSNNSKNTVQGITGRHLTANGTWATSTFDVRQYKNNLSKEIILYSHLIGKEISIPIAGNKTVNPITYVIMSKESSQPEKMGYSDISVAPFNKVTGINPTDLGKDAPNY; encoded by the coding sequence ATGAAAAGCGAACTTCGTGTTGGTTTGAATTTAAATAAAGCAGCAGGTGGTATGGAAGCACCAGAAGTTTTAATGTCCCTTGATTTTGAAGGCACACAAATCTTGTTTGATAAATATGTTATTGATTTATCAGGTTTAGAAAGTGCAGGTGGTGATTTAAATAAATTTATAGCTGATACATTTGATAATTTAGGTGCAGAATTAATTGAAGGCAGTGAATATGGTCTTTATTTCACATTAGACCCTGCTAAAAACCCACAATACAAACCAATATTAGATAACTCAATTGTTCAAGATGGTCAATATCTAAAATTAGAATTAAGAAAAACAAATGATATAGAAGTTGATGGCGGTTTAGATGTAGAACCAGCTGGTCCTGATGCCCCTGTAACCATTCCTGTAGAAAATATCGTTATAGATACTGCATCCCACTCATATTTCAGAGGCTCTAATATCACTATTGATTTTTCTATTACTCCATCAAATACTTCTGATACAGAAGTTGATTGGGCTACAAATTCAAATGGAAGTGGCACCATTACTTGTGTAAATGGCGAAGGAGAGCTTGTTTTATCAAAGGTAATGGTAGATGACACAGTTACATTGACTATTAAAAATGGTAAGACTGCACAGTTTCAAATAACACTTACTGATAGTATAGAAAATATAAGCTTTATCAAATCTTCATATCAATTAACACAAAATGAAACTCAAACTATTGCTATTGATAACTATGATACAATTAAAAATCAAATATCTAGTTTACAATACACAAGTAGTGATGCTAATATTGCTAGTGTTGATAATAATGGCAGTGTAAAAGCTTTAAAAAATGGTGTTGTAACTATCACAGCTACTGCTACATCAAACGGGAAAAATTTATCTGCAAGTTATGAATTAGATGTATTAGGCTTAGTTGATTTTTCTAGCAATGATTCTTTTATTGCATCAGCTCAAGGAACTTATAATATAACATTCTTTGGAACTAATCCAGGTAAAGCAGGTAGTTTTATGGGAGAACAAACAGAAGTGCCTGTTACAACTGACTGTGAGTTATATAAGGAATTATTTAATTCTACTAAGTGTGAAGGTGGTGGTTTTGTAAAAAATATTATTGTTAATAAAGATAAATTTGTAGGTAAGGCTACAATTACAATCCAAGATGATGGTTCAGCAGTTATACATACAAAAATATTAATGACTGCAGAATCTATGGCAAAGAATTCACCTGATGACCAATATCAATATTCTGTATATAGAACTACAAATCGTGGTGATTCTAATAACAGTAAAAACACTGTTCAAGGAATTACTGGCAGACATTTGACTGCAAATGGTACTTGGGCAACTTCTACATTTGATGTTAGACAATATAAAAATAATTTATCAAAAGAAATTATTTTATATTCTCATTTAATTGGAAAAGAAATTAGTATTCCAATAGCTGGAAATAAAACAGTTAACCCTATTACTTATGTTATTATGAGTAAGGAAAGTTCTCAACCAGAGAAAATGGGATATAGTGATATTTCTGTCGCACCATTTAATAAAGTTACAGGAATTAATCCTACAGATTTAGGTAAGGATGCACCAAATTATTAA
- a CDS encoding tRNA dihydrouridine synthase, whose product MSDFFKDNLLKNDLVAAPLAGYSHLPYRRILRKFFNGIIYSEMISVEGLARRNKETMEYLDRLESDTPLVFQIFGGKPENYAEAVRVAENECQVDAFDVNMGCPVKKVIKAGGGCSLLGDLGRIKAVVSNIRHATEKPFSIKIRIGLDEKNLVYKEILKIAENEGVNALVVHGRTKRDMFGGTVRIDILQEIADMANITVIGNGGVAGYNTYREMKATGVAGIMIGRSMMKAPWVFKAIEDKCSDDDLYNYLSPAEIGSLLIELWSYMLEHTKGRGMKETHYMHILKKFAVWFCKGFEMAADFRTNIYKTNSIDEVLSLIRQFYRC is encoded by the coding sequence ATGTCTGATTTTTTTAAAGATAATTTATTAAAAAATGACCTAGTCGCAGCACCACTGGCAGGTTATTCACATTTACCTTATAGAAGAATACTCCGTAAATTTTTTAATGGCATAATATATTCAGAAATGATTTCTGTAGAAGGGCTTGCAAGAAGAAATAAAGAAACTATGGAATATCTTGACAGGCTTGAAAGTGATACTCCATTAGTGTTTCAAATATTTGGAGGCAAACCAGAAAACTATGCAGAAGCAGTGCGTGTGGCAGAAAATGAATGTCAGGTAGATGCTTTTGATGTAAATATGGGCTGTCCTGTAAAAAAAGTAATAAAAGCAGGCGGTGGCTGTTCTCTGCTTGGCGATTTAGGCAGAATAAAAGCTGTTGTTTCAAATATCCGCCATGCAACAGAAAAACCATTTTCTATTAAAATACGCATAGGGCTTGATGAGAAAAATCTTGTATATAAAGAGATTTTAAAAATAGCAGAAAACGAAGGTGTAAATGCATTAGTTGTCCATGGCAGAACAAAACGAGATATGTTTGGCGGCACTGTCCGCATTGATATACTGCAGGAAATAGCAGATATGGCAAATATTACTGTTATTGGTAATGGTGGTGTAGCAGGATATAATACTTATAGGGAAATGAAAGCAACAGGCGTTGCAGGTATTATGATTGGAAGAAGCATGATGAAAGCACCATGGGTATTTAAAGCCATAGAAGATAAGTGCAGTGATGATGATTTATATAATTATTTAAGTCCTGCTGAAATTGGCAGCCTTTTAATAGAGCTTTGGAGCTATATGCTTGAGCATACAAAAGGCAGGGGTATGAAAGAAACTCACTATATGCATATATTGAAAAAGTTTGCTGTATGGTTTTGCAAGGGGTTTGAAATGGCAGCAGATTTTAGAACTAATATATATAAAACTAACAGCATAGATGAAGTGCTTTCATTAATAAGACAGTTTTATAGATGTTAA
- the tsaD gene encoding tRNA (adenosine(37)-N6)-threonylcarbamoyltransferase complex transferase subunit TsaD, which translates to MIVLGIESSCDETSVAVYSSEKGTLCSRTFSQADIHASFGGVIPEVASRNHIQKIEPLYHACMKDAALTGMDLDIIGVTNAPGLIGALFVGVSFAKGLGYALHKPVVPVHHLAAHILAAELSYPDLKPPYTALIVSGGHTHIFDIDEALNFTLIGRTIDDAAGEVFDKTAKVMGGPYPGGIFIQNLAEKGNRHAVKFPQAFKGEIKFSFSGLKTAVMNTIQKEQFCLEDIAASFQWTVASTLADKTFQAASLFKRDKIVVGGGVAANQEIRRVFNERAESYENINVYFPEPARCTDNGEMIAYAAYRFYRFRNFLNYKGSAYDTKHSIGLL; encoded by the coding sequence ATGATTGTTTTAGGAATAGAATCATCATGTGATGAAACATCTGTTGCAGTATATTCTTCTGAGAAAGGAACATTATGCAGTAGAACATTTTCTCAGGCAGATATTCATGCTTCATTTGGTGGAGTTATTCCTGAAGTAGCTTCCCGCAACCATATACAAAAAATTGAGCCTTTATACCATGCCTGTATGAAAGATGCTGCTCTTACAGGTATGGATTTAGATATTATAGGTGTAACAAATGCACCGGGGCTTATAGGTGCATTATTCGTAGGTGTTTCTTTTGCCAAAGGGTTAGGCTATGCACTCCATAAACCAGTTGTGCCAGTTCACCATTTAGCAGCACATATCCTTGCAGCAGAGCTTTCATATCCAGACTTAAAGCCGCCATATACTGCATTAATTGTTTCAGGCGGTCATACTCATATTTTTGATATAGATGAAGCATTGAATTTTACACTGATAGGCAGAACCATAGATGATGCAGCAGGTGAAGTCTTTGATAAAACTGCAAAGGTTATGGGTGGACCATATCCCGGTGGTATATTTATTCAAAATCTGGCTGAAAAAGGGAACAGGCATGCAGTTAAGTTTCCACAGGCTTTCAAAGGGGAAATAAAGTTTAGTTTCAGCGGCTTAAAAACTGCTGTTATGAATACTATACAAAAAGAGCAGTTCTGCCTTGAAGATATTGCTGCATCTTTTCAGTGGACTGTTGCATCAACATTAGCAGATAAAACATTTCAGGCAGCATCACTTTTTAAAAGAGATAAGATAGTTGTTGGCGGTGGTGTTGCAGCAAATCAGGAAATAAGGCGTGTATTTAATGAAAGGGCAGAAAGTTATGAAAATATAAATGTATATTTTCCAGAGCCTGCAAGGTGCACAGATAACGGAGAAATGATAGCCTATGCAGCATATAGATTTTATAGATTTAGAAACTTTTTAAATTATAAAGGCAGTGCATATGATACAAAACATAGTATTGGTTTATTATAA
- a CDS encoding divergent polysaccharide deacetylase family protein — MAARQTNKRPAGRKTTTRKKTSKSKSAGGGIFLGIGLIAVLIALISFSIMSITGSKEKEEPKTVTVIPAQKKAEAAKKEQKEQKEQKQQAAKTVPVPKKEPVKKEEPKKEKEQETVSNENITDLIRLVLYDHEISRSSVKERKSKTSSGRDITYFDITCDENMQRGINSAISSILRKHGYKVESAQNKIVGISKKDEFNIVLKAPKKEVVKKEEPQKEVVKKQEKKEPVKEKPQVAEAVKYPPLPPYSKKQVKFAILLDDGGNSAELAKEYAEIKYPVAVAVLPHLEHSSFTAQIAKKAGKTVFLHFPMAPKSYPNTDPGRGAVLPNMPELLIAGVVKENFESLGVSVDGFNNHMGSAITEDAHKMAQVLSASKTYTNRFVDSRTTAQTKAYEECRKAGYKCGENRMFLDNDNSVEAILAKIYEAAEKARDDGSIIAIGHIRPNTLAALKIALPQLEKLNYHLVDIKTLIN, encoded by the coding sequence ATGGCAGCACGACAAACAAATAAGCGACCTGCGGGTAGAAAAACTACTACCCGTAAAAAAACATCTAAATCTAAATCAGCAGGTGGCGGTATCTTTTTAGGCATTGGTCTTATTGCTGTGCTTATTGCTTTAATATCTTTCAGCATTATGAGTATTACAGGCTCTAAGGAAAAAGAAGAGCCTAAAACTGTAACAGTTATCCCTGCACAGAAAAAAGCAGAAGCAGCGAAAAAAGAGCAGAAAGAACAAAAAGAGCAAAAGCAGCAGGCTGCAAAAACTGTCCCTGTGCCTAAAAAAGAGCCAGTAAAAAAAGAAGAGCCTAAAAAGGAAAAAGAGCAGGAAACAGTTAGTAATGAAAATATAACAGATTTAATTCGCCTTGTGCTTTATGACCATGAAATAAGCCGCTCGTCCGTTAAAGAGCGTAAGTCAAAAACAAGCAGTGGCAGGGATATAACTTATTTTGATATTACATGTGATGAAAATATGCAGCGTGGCATAAATTCTGCCATAAGTTCTATACTTAGAAAACATGGCTATAAAGTAGAATCTGCACAAAATAAAATAGTAGGTATAAGTAAAAAAGATGAGTTTAATATTGTATTAAAAGCACCTAAAAAAGAAGTGGTAAAAAAAGAAGAGCCTCAGAAAGAAGTTGTAAAGAAGCAGGAAAAGAAAGAGCCTGTAAAAGAGAAACCACAGGTGGCAGAAGCTGTGAAATATCCTCCGCTTCCGCCATATTCTAAAAAACAGGTTAAGTTTGCAATACTTCTTGATGATGGTGGAAATAGTGCAGAGCTTGCAAAAGAATATGCAGAGATAAAATATCCTGTTGCAGTTGCTGTGCTTCCTCATTTAGAGCATAGCAGCTTTACAGCACAGATTGCAAAAAAAGCTGGAAAAACAGTGTTTCTGCATTTTCCAATGGCACCAAAAAGCTATCCAAATACTGACCCGGGCAGGGGTGCAGTTCTTCCAAATATGCCGGAGCTTTTAATTGCTGGTGTTGTAAAAGAAAATTTTGAAAGTTTAGGTGTTAGTGTGGACGGATTTAATAATCATATGGGCTCAGCTATTACAGAAGATGCACATAAAATGGCACAAGTATTAAGTGCATCTAAAACTTACACAAACAGGTTTGTAGACAGCCGCACAACAGCACAGACAAAAGCCTATGAAGAGTGCAGGAAAGCAGGCTATAAATGTGGTGAAAACAGAATGTTTTTAGATAATGATAATAGTGTGGAAGCAATACTTGCAAAAATCTATGAAGCTGCAGAAAAGGCAAGAGATGACGGCAGTATTATAGCTATCGGACATATTCGCCCAAACACATTAGCAGCATTAAAAATAGCTCTGCCACAGCTTGAAAAATTAAACTATCATTTAGTTGATATTAAAACTCTTATAAATTAA
- a CDS encoding S41 family peptidase — MKIIQKVLFIVVPIVFISYALLQLSGSGTKSEAYAANSNNDGINNLFVQLSQKGKYNPDDQYKALETFMGVLDLVDKNYVETIDKKEAIYGAIKGMLEELDPHSSFMTPEEFNSFQQSTSGSFGGLGITITMKNDLLTVMSAIEDTPAWQAGIKGGDVIALINGEPTANMTLDEAVKKMRGKSGSKIKLTITRKGESKPIDLTLTRAIIKIKSVKYEMIDKELGYIRLTQFQENSYREMADAVKALTNSGAKGLVLDLRNNGGGLLNEAISIASIFLPVNQTVVFTRERDKQEKHYKTESVNFSNRTIPMVIIVNEWSASASEIIAGSMQDYKRAVIVGKSTFGKGSVQSIVPLPDGSAVRLTTSRYYTPAARSIQGVGIKPDVEVEPGIIEYTSDYYVIKEKDLSGHLKGENEKDNSAAVDDSVKRASQVLPLNDDLQYISAVQVLKGMLVYGSTTNK; from the coding sequence ATGAAAATTATCCAAAAAGTTTTATTTATAGTAGTTCCTATAGTATTTATTTCTTATGCTTTATTGCAGTTAAGTGGCAGCGGCACAAAAAGTGAAGCATACGCTGCAAATAGTAACAATGATGGTATAAATAATTTATTTGTTCAGTTATCTCAAAAAGGTAAATATAATCCAGATGACCAGTATAAAGCTCTTGAAACATTTATGGGAGTTCTTGATTTAGTTGATAAAAATTATGTAGAAACAATAGATAAAAAAGAAGCAATTTATGGTGCAATAAAGGGTATGCTTGAAGAGCTAGATCCACATTCATCTTTTATGACACCAGAAGAGTTTAACAGTTTTCAGCAAAGCACAAGCGGTTCTTTTGGCGGGCTAGGCATAACTATCACTATGAAAAATGATTTATTAACAGTAATGAGTGCAATAGAAGATACACCGGCATGGCAGGCAGGCATTAAAGGCGGCGATGTTATAGCATTAATCAATGGTGAGCCTACTGCAAATATGACTTTGGATGAAGCTGTTAAAAAAATGCGTGGTAAATCAGGCTCTAAAATCAAGCTCACTATTACAAGAAAAGGGGAAAGCAAGCCTATTGATTTAACTCTTACAAGAGCAATAATTAAAATAAAATCTGTTAAATATGAAATGATAGATAAAGAACTTGGCTATATAAGACTTACACAGTTTCAGGAAAATTCATACAGAGAAATGGCAGATGCAGTCAAAGCCTTAACTAATTCTGGTGCAAAAGGTTTAGTGCTTGATTTAAGAAATAATGGCGGCGGTCTTTTAAACGAAGCTATTTCTATTGCAAGTATCTTTTTACCTGTAAACCAGACAGTAGTTTTCACAAGAGAAAGAGATAAACAGGAAAAACATTATAAAACGGAATCAGTTAATTTTTCTAACAGAACTATACCTATGGTTATAATAGTTAATGAATGGTCAGCTTCAGCTAGTGAGATTATTGCTGGTTCTATGCAGGACTATAAAAGGGCAGTAATTGTTGGAAAATCAACTTTTGGAAAAGGCAGTGTTCAATCTATTGTTCCGCTTCCTGACGGCTCTGCTGTCCGCCTTACTACATCAAGATATTATACCCCTGCCGCACGCTCTATTCAGGGTGTAGGCATTAAGCCTGATGTGGAAGTAGAGCCTGGCATAATTGAATATACTTCTGATTATTATGTTATAAAAGAAAAAGATTTATCAGGCCACTTAAAAGGCGAAAATGAAAAAGATAATAGTGCAGCTGTTGATGATTCAGTAAAAAGAGCATCACAAGTGCTGCCGTTAAATGATGATTTACAATACATTTCAGCAGTTCAAGTATTAAAAGGTATGTTAGTATATGGCAGCACGACAAACAAATAA